GATAGGCGACGCCGCCCACCGTCGTGGCCGCGCAGCCCGCGGGGAGCGACGTGACGGTGGTCGCGCCCGCTGGCGCCGCCACCACGGTCGTGTTGTTGCCGTACATGGCGTCTTGACGGGCGGACGTGCGCCGCGAGGTGCGCCGCGCCACCCGGCGCGACGTGCCGTAGTACTGGGCCAGGGCCAACTCCGGGAGCATGTCTCCCAGGAAGAAGAGCCCCAGCAACATCGCCGCCGCCCGCTGGCGGGGCTTGCGCGAGTGCGTTGTCATTTCGAGCCTCCTTGCTGCGCTCCGCCCTTCGAGTCCGGTGCGAGGAACGACACGCGCGTGGCATCGCGTGGGGGCGTGAACTGGAATTGGTCCGGGGTGAGCTGGGGTGACAGGTTCCACTCGGACAGGGTCACCGAGTACTGCGGCGCTCCCGGCAGGTCCCGCGAGGTGATGACGTACTTGAGCGGCAGGGGCCGCGGGCCGTCCTCCACCCACAGTTCCCAGTCCACGCCGTCGCGGTTGCGGAACGCCAGGTGGTGCACGGGCACGCCGTTCACCTTGGCGCGGCCGAGGTATTTCCCGGAGCGCACGTCCTCGGTGAGGGCTTTGTAGGGATTGCTGACGAGCAGGTCACCGCCGGGCGCATCCAATCCGAGCTTCTGCGAGGCCATGTCCAACGTGGCATCCAGGGTGGAGGGGGCAGGCGTCGTCGCATAGGCGTTGGCCTGCTCGCCGAGGACCGAGAGTCGCTGGCCGTCATAGAAGAGGTGGAGTCGGGCCAGGTCTCCGGCGCGATCCACGCGGAGCCGGTTGGGCCGCTGCAGGCGCACGTCGCCCGCGCGCTGCAACTGAATCTTCTGCCCCGAGTCGAGCACTTCATCGAGCGTCCCCTCGGTGCGGACGGAGAACTCACGTTGCTCGGCCAGGAAGTCGCCCATCTGGCGCAGGATGCGCTGGGCCTGGGGATCGATCTTCGCATCGGACCCGGTGCGCTCGGCGGTTGCTTGCTCCTGCTGTGCGCCCGCGAGCAGGGGTGTCGCTCCCAGGAACAGGGCGAGCAGGGGCCCGCACCACCTCTTCCTGAACCTCGCGCTGCTACCTGTGTCTGTCATGAACCCCTCCTGTCCCCAGGACGTTGGGGACAGGGCCGTGGGGCTCAAAGGCTCACCGGTTCAACCGCCGCGCTGTCTGGTGCCTTGCAAAAGGCCGACACCGCGGACCGACATCAGTGGGCCGCGCTGGGGGGGCTCGTGCCAGGCGGGTGCGCGTCGCCGTTGTCGTGGCGCACCTGGGTTGGAGTGTTCCGGATGGCCAACTCCTCCATGGTGGCGAAGGTTCGGAAGGCCCACCAGCCCAGGCTGAACCACGGCGGGGATTCGATCTTTCCCTTGATGGCCACGTTCATCACTCCCGCCGTCGCGAAGCCCAGCGCCGTCAGCGAGCCCAGGTCCACGTGGCCCTCGGTGGCTCGGAGCAGATCCGCGTTGAGCTCCTTGATGAACGAGGTGGCCGCTCGCGCCAGGCCGCTGCCCTGCTCGAGGGACCGCAGCAGGGGCTCCCCGTCGGGCAGTTCCTCTCCAGGGCGCGCCACCGTGTCCGCGCCGGTGATCCGGCGCACCTCCTCCAGCAGGCGCTCGACGTCCACTTCCTCGGGGTCGTGCCTGCACAGCACGCTGCCGGTGAAGGGCCGCACCTCCACTTCGCTGATGCCCTCCACCAGCAGCAGGTCGTCCGCCAGCGACGCGGCCACCTTCCCGGCGTGCCGCAACCATGGCAGCCGCAGGCGCGTGCGACCCGGCGACGAGTGGATGACGTGGATGCTCTTCACCATGTGCGCTCTCCTCCCTAGGCCCGGGCTTCGTCCGTGGGACGCGTGCGGTGGCCTCCGCGAGCCCTCGCTTTCGCCTCCGCCATCAAATCCTCGAGGTCCTCGTGCTTCATCGCGGCGCGCGCCATCACCATGTCGACGAAGTGGTAGGCCGAGGTGGCCATCTCCACGAGGAGCGGCCGCAGGTGCTTGGTCATCAGCACGGTGCCCGCGCCCGCGCCGTAGCCCATGAGAAAGGAGGGAAGGTCGAACTTCATGCAGGTGTCTCCAGGAAAGAGGCTGTGTCAGTCATCCGCCGCGCCCGGCGCACCACCTGCGCGCCCCACGCGGGCGTCGCGCCCACCAGGGCCGGGAGGAGCAGTCCCGCGGCCAGCCCGCCGAACGTCAGCGGCGTGGGCGCTGGAAGGCGTAGAACGCGCCGCAGCGGCGGGAGGGTGAGCGCCGCCGCGTGCAGGGCCGTGGCGCCGCCGACGAAGGCGTACATGCGCCACTCGCCGTCCGCGGGGATATGCCGCCGCGCCGCCCGGGGCGCGCGGCACACGGCCGAATAGCCGAGCTGCACAGCGGTGAGCATCCCGAACGCCAGCGGCGGGCCCCCCACTGCCATCCCCAGGGCTCCAAAGCCCGCCATCAGCGCGCCGTCCCGCGCCACCCGCCGCACCGCCCGGCTTGTGAGCAGCGGCATCCCCGGGGGCGCCGGAGGCCGGTCGAGGATGGCCGGGTCTCCCGGCTCCAGCGCCAGGGCGATTCCCGGCAGCGTGTCCGTGAGGAGGTTGATCCACAGCAGCTGCAGCGGCGAGAGCGGCTCCCGCAAGCCCAGCAGGCTCGCGCCCAACACCAGCGTCATCTCCGAGAGGTTGGTCGCGAAGAGGAAGCGCAGCGCCCGGCGCAGGTTGTCCTGGACGATGCGGCCTTCGCCCACCGCGGACATGATGCTGCGCAGGTCCTCGCTGGCCATTACCACGTCCGCCACCGCGCGCGCCATGTCGCTGGAGCGCACGCCCACCGCCACGCCCACGTCCGCGGCCCGGAGCGCCGGGGCGTCGTTGATGCCGTCTCCCGCCATGGCGACGATGGCTCCCTGCGCGCGCAGGGCCTTCACCAGCTTCCGCTTGTCGTCCGGGGTCACACGCGCCAGCACCGCGGTACGGGCGAGCCCGTCCGAGAGCGCCTCGCCCGACAGCTCGAGCAACTCCGCCAGCTCATGCGGGCTGAGGGTGTCCCCCTCCAACCCCACCTGCCGGGCGACGGCCTCGGCCGTGCGGGGCTGGTCTCCCGTCAACACCACCGTGCGGATGCCCGCGCCTCGCGCCTGGCGCACCGACTCCGCCGCGCCCTCGCGCAGCGGGTCCCTCAGCCCCACGAAGCCGAGGAAGGTGTACCCCTCCGTCGGCGCGGGGCCTGCGTCCCCATCAAGCCGCCGCCAGGCCAGCGCCAGCACGCGCAGCCCGTCCCCCGCCAGCGCGTCGTTGCGCCCCGCCAGCCGCTTCCGCTCCCGCGCGTCCAGCGGCCCTTTCGAGTCCCGTTCGCACATGCCCAGCACCTGCTCGGGAGCTCCCTTGAGGAAGGCTACCGTGCCATCGCCGGGCGCATGGTGGACGCTCACCACGTAGTGGACGGCCTCGGAGCGCTCGAGGAGGTGGCGGCGGGGAAAGGCGCGGCGCAGCGCGGCCCCGTCCAGCCCCGCGGCATGCGCGGCGGCCACCAGCGCCTTCTCCGTGGAGCTGCCGGACACCTCCAGCGTCTTGCCGCGGTGGTGGATGTCCACGTCGCTGTTGAGCAGTCCCAGCGCCAGCGCCAGCGTGGGGGGATCCTCCAGCACGGCCTGGGGGCGCGCACGCAGCGAGGACAGCTCCAGGGGGCCATCCCCCAGGTCCAGCACCTCCAGCCGCATCTCGTTGCGCGTGAGGGTGCCCGTCTTGTCCGCGCAGATGACGGTGACGCCTCCGAGCGCTTCGGCGGCCACCACGCGCCGCACCACCATGCCGCGCGCGTGCAGCCGCTGCATGGCGCGCAGCAGCGCCGCGGTCGCCACCAGGGGCAGGCCCTCGGGGAGCGCCGCCACGCCCAGCGCCACCGCGCCGCGCAGCACCTGGGGCCCGGAGCGGCCGTGGGCCAGGCCCGCCAGGGCGGACAGCGTCGCCGCGCCCACGGAGGCCACCGCCACGCGCCGGTCCAGCTGGCCCATCTTGCGCGTCAGCGGCGTGGACGGCGCGGACTCCTGCGCCACCAGCTCCCGCACGCGCGCCATCTCCGTGTCCGCGCCCGTGGCCACCACCAGGGCGCGCCCACGGCCCGACGCCACCGAGCTCCCCGCGAACAACAGCGACGTCCGCTCGGCCAGCGGCGCGCGCGCATCCACCGGCGCGGCCTGCTTGGGTTGCGGCTCGCTCTCGCCGGTGAGGGGCGCCTCGTCCGCGCAGAGCCGGTGCGCCTCCAGCACGCGCATGTCCGCGGGCAGCACGTCGCCAGCGCTCAGCAGCACCACGTCCCCGGGCACGAGCTCCGCCGCGGGCACCGGGCGGAGGACGCCGCCGCGCAGCACCTGCGCCATCCCCGCCTCCAGCTTCTGCCACGACGCGAGCAGCTCCTGGTTGCGGCGCTCGATGCGGTAGCCGATGCCCGCGTTGAGCCCCACCACCGTGAGGATGGCGCTCGCCTCCAGCCCGTCTCCCGCGAGCGCCGAGGCCCCCGCCGAACCCAGGAGCAGCATCGTGGGCACGGTGGCCAGCTGCGAGCCCAGCATGGCCAGGCGCGAGCGCGGTGCCTCCTCTTGCACGATGTTGGGACCAAAGCGCTTGAGGCGCCGGGCCGCCTCCTCGGAGGCAAGGCCCTGCGCCGTCCCGTCCAGCCGGGCCAGCACCGCGTCCACGCTCATCGCGTGCCACGGCTCCCGGGGTCCACGCTGCGTGCCTTGCGCCAGGCGGGCCTTGAGCGGCGTGGGGCCGCGAGTGGGTTGGGCGTCGGGCTCCTGGCTCAGCCGGGACAGCAGCGGGGCCTCCGGCGCGTAGCGCACCAGCAGCCGCCCGGTGCGGGGCTCCGCGCTCACGTCCACGACGCCGGGCCAGGTGGCGAAGGTTCGCTCCATCCGCCTGCAGAGAAAGGTGTTCCACCGCAGCTCGGGGACCTCCAGGCGCAGCCTGCGCGCCGCGGTGGAGTGCCGCACCACCCTCGCCGGTGCGCACTGCCCATCCATGAGGAACACCACCATTCGCAACCCCCCCGACCGGCTTTCCGAACGTGGGGATGGCGGCCCGCCGGAACAACACGGTCCGGCGGGCCAGCGAAGGACGCGGGGATGACACCCAGTCCCCCCTCCCGGTGGAGGCGTTTTGTGAAGGATTGGCTCCTTTCACCAGCAAACAATTCCATCCCGCGCGCACGCAGCGGTCGCCCTCCTCTACGGAGCGACCACGGGCGCAACGGCAACAAGGTCCACGACATCGGCTACAACTGCAAATACATCCAGAACATCTCCATCCGTTCAATCTCGCAGGTCTTGTCGAACCAGCGCGAAGGAAGGGCCTGGGCGCGCTTGACGAAAAGCCCGCCCAGGCTCTTTCCTCACGGCATGAAAACGCCTCTCGCCATGTTCGTGAGTGCAGCGTTCACCCTTGCCTCGGTCCCCGCGCCCGCCCAGGAGCGCGCGGAGGAGCTGCTCGGCGGCAAGCCTCCCCCCACGGGCACCGGGATGCTCGTCACCGGCAGCATCTTGTCCGGCGTGGGCGCGGTCAACCTGCTCACGTCGCCTCTCTGCAAGACGAGCCTGATTCCTCGCGACACGCAGGATGTCTGTCTTGGGTCCTCCCTGGTGATTGGCGGCGTCTTCGCGGCCGTGGGGCTCCCGCTCCTGTTCGTGGGCATCAGCCGCCACAACACCTACGTCGAATGGAAGCGGCAACACCGCACCCTCTCGTTGCTCACCGACGTTGGCGTCGCGCCGACTCCAGGCGGGGCCGCGCTCACGTGGAGCGCCTCGTTCTGAAGGCTCAACCGGAGCGGCGGCGCTTGATGGCCTTGGGCGTCCGGGCGAGGTGGAGCATCTGGTAGAGGCTCAGCAGCAGCATCGTCACCGCGCGGGACGCGTCCAGGGCAGGGGACGCTCCCGCCGTGGCGTCCTTCGGGACATGGGGGAGCCAGGACTCCTCCAGCCGGATCCGGAGCCGGAGGTGCTCCCCGGTGATGCGCAGCCGCTGGAGCTTCGCACCGGGCGGAAGGCGCACCGCCTCTTGGGCCCTGTCTGGTGACAGCGCCGCGAGGTCCGGGTGCCGCTTCGCCTTCACGCGCAGCCGGGCCTCCAGGAACAGCGTGTCGTACTCCTTGGACTTCGTGCG
This DNA window, taken from Corallococcus coralloides DSM 2259, encodes the following:
- a CDS encoding DUF2092 domain-containing protein, with amino-acid sequence MTDTGSSARFRKRWCGPLLALFLGATPLLAGAQQEQATAERTGSDAKIDPQAQRILRQMGDFLAEQREFSVRTEGTLDEVLDSGQKIQLQRAGDVRLQRPNRLRVDRAGDLARLHLFYDGQRLSVLGEQANAYATTPAPSTLDATLDMASQKLGLDAPGGDLLVSNPYKALTEDVRSGKYLGRAKVNGVPVHHLAFRNRDGVDWELWVEDGPRPLPLKYVITSRDLPGAPQYSVTLSEWNLSPQLTPDQFQFTPPRDATRVSFLAPDSKGGAQQGGSK
- a CDS encoding cation-translocating P-type ATPase, translated to MVVFLMDGQCAPARVVRHSTAARRLRLEVPELRWNTFLCRRMERTFATWPGVVDVSAEPRTGRLLVRYAPEAPLLSRLSQEPDAQPTRGPTPLKARLAQGTQRGPREPWHAMSVDAVLARLDGTAQGLASEEAARRLKRFGPNIVQEEAPRSRLAMLGSQLATVPTMLLLGSAGASALAGDGLEASAILTVVGLNAGIGYRIERRNQELLASWQKLEAGMAQVLRGGVLRPVPAAELVPGDVVLLSAGDVLPADMRVLEAHRLCADEAPLTGESEPQPKQAAPVDARAPLAERTSLLFAGSSVASGRGRALVVATGADTEMARVRELVAQESAPSTPLTRKMGQLDRRVAVASVGAATLSALAGLAHGRSGPQVLRGAVALGVAALPEGLPLVATAALLRAMQRLHARGMVVRRVVAAEALGGVTVICADKTGTLTRNEMRLEVLDLGDGPLELSSLRARPQAVLEDPPTLALALGLLNSDVDIHHRGKTLEVSGSSTEKALVAAAHAAGLDGAALRRAFPRRHLLERSEAVHYVVSVHHAPGDGTVAFLKGAPEQVLGMCERDSKGPLDARERKRLAGRNDALAGDGLRVLALAWRRLDGDAGPAPTEGYTFLGFVGLRDPLREGAAESVRQARGAGIRTVVLTGDQPRTAEAVARQVGLEGDTLSPHELAELLELSGEALSDGLARTAVLARVTPDDKRKLVKALRAQGAIVAMAGDGINDAPALRAADVGVAVGVRSSDMARAVADVVMASEDLRSIMSAVGEGRIVQDNLRRALRFLFATNLSEMTLVLGASLLGLREPLSPLQLLWINLLTDTLPGIALALEPGDPAILDRPPAPPGMPLLTSRAVRRVARDGALMAGFGALGMAVGGPPLAFGMLTAVQLGYSAVCRAPRAARRHIPADGEWRMYAFVGGATALHAAALTLPPLRRVLRLPAPTPLTFGGLAAGLLLPALVGATPAWGAQVVRRARRMTDTASFLETPA
- a CDS encoding HMA2 domain-containing protein, translated to MVKSIHVIHSSPGRTRLRLPWLRHAGKVAASLADDLLLVEGISEVEVRPFTGSVLCRHDPEEVDVERLLEEVRRITGADTVARPGEELPDGEPLLRSLEQGSGLARAATSFIKELNADLLRATEGHVDLGSLTALGFATAGVMNVAIKGKIESPPWFSLGWWAFRTFATMEELAIRNTPTQVRHDNGDAHPPGTSPPSAAH